acggatgttgaaaaaatgaagatattagactattttatgattgcacatggtaaagaatgtgattaaaggctcttttcctatgtcaaaagttttagtttttgagggtaatagctacgtatgttgaaaaaatgaagatattagactattttatgattgcaaatggtaaagaatgtgattaaaggctcttttcctatttcaaaagttttagttttcgagggtaatagctacgtatgttgaaaaaatgaatatattagactattttatgattgcaaatggtaaagaatgtgattaaaggctcttttcctatttgaaaagttttagttttcgagggtaatagctaagtatgttgaaaaatgaagatattagactattttatgattgcaaatggtaaagaatttgattaaaggctcttttcctatgtcaaaagttttagttttcgagggtaatagctacgtatgttgaaaaaatgaagatattagactatttattgattgcaaatggtaaagaatgtgattaaaggctcttttcctatttcaaaagttttagttttcgaggtaatagctaagtatgttgaaaaaatgaagatattagactatgttatgattgcaaatggtaaagaatgtgattaaaggctcttttcctatttcaaaagtttcatttttcgagggtaatagctacgtatgttgaaaaaatgaagatattagactattttatgattgcaaatggtaaagaatgttattaaaggctcttttcctatttcaaaagttttagtttttgagggtaatagctacgtatgttgaaaaaatgaagatattagactattttatgattgcaaatggtaaagaatgtgattaaaggctcttttcctatttcaaaagttttagttttcgagggtaatagctacgtatgttgaaaaaatgaagatattagactattttatgattgcacatggtaaagattgtgattaaaggctcttttcttgtttcagaagttttagttttcaaggctaatagctacgtatgttgaaaaaaatgaagatattagactattttatgattgcacatggtaaagaatgtgattaaaggctcttttcctatttcaaaagttttagttttcgggggtaatagctacgtatgttgaaaaaatgaaggtattagactgttttaagattgcaaatggtaaagaatgtgattaaaggctcttttcctatgtcaaaagttttagttttcgagggtaatagctacgtatgttgaaaaaatgaagatattagactattttatgattgcaaatggtaaagaatgtgattaaaggctcttttcctgtttcaaaagttttagttttcgagggtaatagctacgtatgttgaaaaaatgaagatattagactattttatgattgcccatggtgaagaatgtgattaaaggctcttttcctatttcaaaagttttagttttcgagggtaatagctaagtatgttgaaaaaatgaagatattagacaattttatgattggaaatggtaaagaatgtgattaaaggctcttttcctatgtcaaaagttttagttttcgagggtaatagctacgtatgttgaaaaaatgaagatattagactattttatgattgcaaatggtaaagaatgtgattaaaggctcttttcctatttcaaaagttttagttttcgggggtcatagctacgtatgttcaaaatctgaagatattagactattttatgattgcacatggtaaagaatgtgattaaaggctcttttcctatttcaaaagttttagttttcgagggtaatagctacatatgttgaaaaaatgaagatattagactattttatgattgcacatggtaaagattgtgattaaaggctcttttcttatttcaaaagttttagttttcgaggctaatagctacgtatgttgaaaaaatgaagatattagactattttatgattgcacatggtaaagaatgtgcttaaaggctcttttcctatgtcaaaagttttagttttcgagggtaagagctacgtatgttgaaaaaatgaagatattagacaattttatgattgcacatggtaaataatgtgattaaaggctcttttcctatttcaaaagttttagttttcgagggtaatagctacgtatgttgaaaaaatgaagatattagactattttatgattgcaaatggtaaagaatgtgattaaaggctctttttatatttcaaaagttttagttttcaagggtaatagctacgtatgttaaaaaaatgaagatattagactattttatgattgcaaatggtaaagaatgtgattaaaggctcttttcctatttcaaaagttttagttttcgagggtaatagctacgtatgttgaaaaaatgaagatattagattattttatgattgcaaatggtaaagaatgtgattaaaggctcttttcctatttcaaaagttttagttttcgagggtaatagctttgtttgtggaaaaattgaagatattagacaattttatgattgcacatgataaagaatgtgactaaaggctcttttcctatttcaaaagttttagttttcgagcgtaatagctacatatgttgaaaaaatgaagatattagactattttatgattgcaaatggtaaagaatgtgattaaaggctcttttcctatgtcaaaagttttagttttcgaggctaatagctacgtatgttgaaaaaaatgaagatattagactattttatgattgcaaatggaaaagaatgtgattaaagggtcttttcttattacaaagttttagttttcgaggataatagctacgtatgttgaaaaaatgaagatattagactattttatgattgcaaatggtaatgaatgtgattaaaggctcttttcctatttaaaaagttttagttttcgagggtaatagctttgtctgtggaaaaaatgaagatattagactattttatgattgcaaatggtaaagaatgtgattaaaggctcttttcctatgtcaaaagttttagttttcgagggtaatagctacgtatgttgaaaaaatgaagatattagactattttatgattgcacatggtaaagaatgtgataaaaggctcttttcctatgtcaaaagttttagttttcgagggtaatagctacgtatgttgaaaaaatgaagatattagactattttatgattgcaaatggtaaacaatgtgattaaaggctcttttcctatttcaaaagttttagttttcgagggtaatagctacgtatgttgaaaaaatgaatatattagactattttatgattgaaaatggtaaagaatgtgattaaaggctcttttcctatttgaaaagttttagttttcgagggtaatagctacgtatgttgaaaaatgaagatattagactattttatgattgcaaatggtaaagaatgtgattaaaggctcttttcctatgtcaaaagttttagtttttgagggtaatagctacgtatgttgaaaaaatgaagatattagactatttattgattgcaaatggtaaagaatgtgattaaaggctcttttcctatttcaaaagttttagtttttgagggtaatagctacgtatgttgaaaaaatgaagatattagactattttaggattgcaaatggtaaagaatgtgattaaaggctcttttcctatttcaaaagttttagtttttgagggtaatagctacgtatgttgaaaaaatgaagatattagactattttatgactacaaatggtaaagaatgtgattaaaggctcttttcctatgtcaaaagttttagttttcgagggtaatagctaagtatgttgaaaaaaatgaagatattagactattttatgattgcaaatggtaaagaatgtgattaaaggctcttttccgatttcaaaagttttagttttcgagggtaatagctacgtatgttgaaaaaatgaagatattagactatttgatgattgcaaatggtaaagaatgtgattaaaggctcttttcctatgtcaaaagttttagttttcgaggctaatagctacgtatgttggaaaaatgcagatattagactattttatgattgcaaatggtaaagaatgcgattaaaggctcttttcctatttcaaaagctctagttttcgagggtaatagctacgtatgttggaaaaatgaagatattagactattttatgattgcaaatggtaaagattgtgattaaaggctcttttcctatttcaaaagttttagttttcgagggtaatagctaagtatgttgaaaaaatgaagatattagacaattttatgattgcaaatggtaaagaatgtgattaaaggctcttttcctatttcaaaagttttagttttcgagggtaatagctacgtatgttgaaaaaatgaagatattatttcaaaagttttagttttcgagggtaatagctacgtatgttgaaaaaatgaagacattagactattttatgattgcaaatggtaaagaatgtgattaaaggctcttttactatgtcaaaagttttagttttcgagggtaatagctccgtatgttgaaaaaatgaagatattagactatttaatgattgcaaatggtaaagaatgtgattaaaggctcttttcctatttcaaaagttttagttttcgagggtaatagctacgtatgttgaaaaaatgaagatattagactattttatgattgcacatggtaaagattgtgattaaaggctcttttcttatttcaaaagttttagttttcgaggctaatagctacgtatgttgaaaaaatgaagatattagactattttatgattgcacatggtaaagaatgtgattaaaggctcttttcctatttcaaaagttttagttttcgagggtaatagctacgtatgttgaaaaaatgaagatattagactattttatgattgcacatggtaaagattgtgattaaaggctcttttcttatttcaaaagttttagttttcgagggtaatagctacgtatgattgcaaatggtaaagaatgtgattaaaggctcttttcctatgtcaaaagttttagttttcgagggtaatagctacgtatgttgaaaaaatgaagatattagactattttatgattgcaaatggaaaagaatgtgattaaagggtcttttcttatttcaaaagttttagttttcgaggataatagctacgtatgttgaaaaaatgaagatattagactattttatgattgcaaatggtaatgaatgtgattaaaggctcttttcctatttaaaaagttttagttttcgagggtaatagctttgtctgtggaaaaaatgaagatattagactattttatgattgcaaatggtaaagaatgtgattaaaggctcttttcctatgtcaaaagttttagttttcgagggtaatagctacggatgttgaaaaaatgaagatattagtgttacggggtggttttgttaaataatgtgCTTGTTTTGATGATTATATCTTAAAGGGGGTTTGCGTTGAGtgggacttttctaagtcttaatagcttgatgtggatatgggagctaaattattaataaaataaaaaggcttcgtATATAATCCCcggtaacctgggagacagaaaCATCTCAGTGTTGTTTGAGGTCTcctgaaacaaatatagattcccttgggaccgtacctgaaagctagaggaactgtacctgatgccctaatacatagacaaaagatgattaaatacaataaggtttatttacttacaatatacaaCTATTGACAAAACAGCTTCAATGACTTATTGCATGAAAAGGTGAACATGAGCAAAATTCATCTTGACAATTCAAATCCTTCCTTAAGACTAACTATTCGCCCTTGCGTTGGGCTCATATATCCAACGCGCGCACTTGCcggacaggcttggtgacctgcggaagttgacctccactactattggtaatatttaatcATGTGACTAGTCACGCATCCAAAAGCTATTCTTATGGCAAGGATTTCTcttttggttttgagaaaaacccataggtcagaataactggttactttgttgagtaacattttttttatctaaatgcacGTAGTCTAATTGCGTTGGACTATGCAGACTGTTGAAAAACTCAGgggtcagaataactggttacttgACTTGTTAAGTAACCTTTCACTTATCTAAATGCACGTAGTTTAACTGCGTAGGATTATGCAGACTTGTTAAATTTAGCGActgttaaattctaaatgattttattcaaacctttttcaaattgaaatttactaaaggggtgtgactgagaaatttagtcctgaatttaagagttcctagaagagtatggatgagagatttggtcctatatttgaggattcctaaggggatgtgaatgagggatttggtcctgaattttatagaggggagggggctggtctatatgttacatatcccctttcccGTTATAGATTGATGTCCCCATCAATCAGTCTAATCTCTTTCcttaaatattgtatttattccttattgtctataaaaaaattttattataattccatAACCTTGTAAATGAtgattaaattttcagaaatattttcctacaccttatatatatatgtcctgcacctagcactaaaaaaaaattatttaaacacaacacttgacattaactgttattacactcgaatacctggttccaattgttcatttttatttgaagttttaactgttatatctgatttttaattgatcccaggtattttaacaataagaataaaaatacacgACGTAATATAAGATTTTCACTGGcacttttatttacttaaatttattATTCACTATTTGGCACTTTTTTTAAAGGTTCATCACTTATTAGTTCTGGATATTAGTTTcacaccaatcacaattttcgtgtccttgccctatttactgattgaacaaatatattgtcattttctaatttatcaccatttagcaaaagtaaagattttgtttttacgcTTTTACAAAATGGGAAGCGCGGGACTCAGAATCActtatccccagcagtttaagtacaaatgTACGGCCGGTACTACAGTTCTTCTGTCCTgctcccgctctcttctgcatttttAGCGTTATCTTAATTGTCTTTGGCGTtatcttaatttaattcaatagaCTGGAGTACTATCTAACACCTTACTTGGATCTCCTGTTCTAAAACTTCATTAGGTGTGTGAGGGTTTCCATATTGAATCGGGTTTACTAATGGTGTTTTTGCGTGGGTATGTTGTCGTACCCGCTGGCTGGATGTTTCGTTTTCTCTAGTCTACATCGTATAGTCAGAAATGAAAGATGGGTGATAGTTTTCTGGTTGAATCAGACGTGTCCTGGGCATTCTTCGGTGGTTGATaaatcatgataggtgttttgTAGTCTTTGACCATGACGTTTGTTGGCCAATGTTAGTAGTatgccaaattctgtaataaaaatttccaagcagaatcatgttgtTAACATATAAAATGGTACTAGTGATACGATAATATAAAGCATTATTGTAATTTAAATTGCATAATAATAGTACATAAGTGCATAAcagtaatattatatttttttttcaaacattcaaaGTGAAATCGAATGTACGATTtcttaaaagaagttttaaattctaataattctCAGGTACATTTGAAGTAACGTGAGGTATATTTGGTCATATAGCAGCTGAAAATAGTTATATTGGTACTAcactattactatattattatgattacatgtaaatataagAACACGGCACTAAAgagggttatatatatatatgtaagatTATATAGAGGTCTTAATGTTTTAGatcatattttaataaaaaaaaattgaacctcCAATGCGTGATTAgtcgaaaagtaatacattttgcatcatagcctttcaatTATCACGCCTCGGAacgttttttcccttttcctgAAATAGATCAGCAAAATTACAAGAGATGACCTCTTAAATCTCTTGTACATAAAAAGATAGAACGAATTTTTTCGTTCTTGTTAGAGGTCTATATTTACATAAAGATTTTCTGCCAAGagtatttttgatgtatatgcCAAAAAGTAATACAGTTTGTTGTATCATAGCCTTTTAGCTGTtatacaccaacaatatttcTACAGTAGGGAAAGGATGTTACGTACGGAGAAAGACCTCTTAATTTCCCCGGATTATTACATCCTCCCTGttaaaatggcttaaatatcatcaggagcagtagggttcaattgatgcatctcttgtgCCTCAATTGCATCAGTATTTATCCTTTTTCTCTTCAGTATTTTCCCATAGTTAATTGttagtagcgctcttattgttagtgaaataagaaataccatgaatattgtgattataatattataccatgagTTTGGTGAGAACAAACCGTACTGGCTCTCCACGTATTTCAATCTTTGGTCTTCGTTAGTGAATAAGGGTATTTGCATATTTAacgcttcctttatttttgttaattgcattgtacctttgatcttttctatttttggccatatggatgttttagattcttcatcatttatattcggaATCGTGAAggacaagtttattccttgaaaatttattatttttgggctcatgacgttagtgctggttgtgattagaggtgtttggacggttgtttctttagttacaagtctgcaaccttgtttgattgtaatagtcCCAACATCTTGTAATAATATTTCGGTTCGATAGctggggtcaattttttctgtattattatAACAGGATAGAGTTCCTACCGTCTTtttaggtactgtaaataaccataagtcgttccgtaaattaatgaaagtttctcttttggtatttcctattaaggcttcacaagaatcaggaatattttgttgctgcGATTCCTTTAGGAATAGATCTAGCATGCATGATCCTATCTTTACGTTATATATAGGTAATGTAAGTTGgcagaccaaatttttaaatgacacgcattcttttaattcttcggTATTTGCTAACGCGTATTTTCTTCTATCTTGatctattaacatatattccgcttctgggatgatgctcatgaaggagtttgTCTCTTTAATGTTGATGGGaaatgtagatattttgtataggtcgtatatggattgttgattaatcaaaggaattgtGACTACAGCAAATAGTTGCTCATTGATCTCGGTAATATGCACCTTTAGTTTTgtataatacaaaaacaagttagctacttctggttctactggtaagtggagaccaaatgttaagtgagtCTTTATTTCGTTTAGGATGTTCTTAAGATCCGAGGGATCCACTAAGTCGTAAGAAAGAGTACCTCCTGTTAACTCAAATAACGCGAActcaaatttactgacatcagtggctaagttcaacaaagacataataacaatgtctagTGACACCATTGTTAGGCTGGAATCAGAGATTACTCTgtctacctcattttttaaatagttcattgtgCTGACTGTTCTTGATATTTTCTTGGATATAGCCtcgattttgtctttttggtaATTGGCTAtgcttgcttgtattttttgtacatgtagtgttgtattcatggctgtgttgagtcttttaacattatctcttagTATATTCAAATCTTCTTCGGTTGACAAACCGAATAGTCGGGAAGCAAGCTCTTTGACGAGGGGAATGTTTCTTCCACTTCTGTTATTGGGGTATGTTCAGTTTCGATTGCTGTTGGAGTAAAATCAGTTTCTGCTGTGGTTTCCTCGTTTTGAGTATCGTATTTCCAGAAAGTAGTCGTTTCGTATTTTCTTGAGGTGCTTTTGGGGATTTCCATTAAGCCGTTTGTGCCTTCTTCGGTATAAGACGTAATACGTGGAACATGGGCGGTCGTGTTGATTTTGGTAGCTTCCGTTGTGACGTTTATTATTCTACAGAAATATTGACATTTAAACTTGTATTTTGGTTTGCTGGTACCATTAGTGGAATTCAATCccacttcaatattttctatgcCTCTTattatttctggtattttatttgttcgcGTTACGAGGTCAGATACAATGCTCGTGGTTTGGGTTTCAATTGTAGCGGTTTGCTGTGTGTCTGGGGAAATACTGGTTATATCTCTTGTTTCAACTTTCGttggttttatttcagataaatttattttttcttgcatTTGTTTGTTCTCAGCCctgttaatttgttttggtccattccatagttctttgaagaaattccatactGTGGGCAATTCGTTCAATAATGCATATTGTCCatcgtaaaattttctttgtctaagTTGGGTCTTTATTGGCTCAATTGTATCCTGGGTCTCTTTATCGATATCTGAGTTTTGGTTTTCGTTAATTGacctcctttttcttttttcaatggtttttCCGAATCCTATAGCTTTATCGATTTCGgctattttagcatcaaaattatctactattctttttattttgactttgggaaagttaggggatgtttctttcttctctttatggttgtttttgcttgtttgtaatcccttgtctgactttaaaaattgaaaaattgattctttcaggtcaaatgtatttttctctagtcttataacttgttggaacaatgtttcaaatggtttagggtctagcttcataaaaattttccaagcattgttactagttagaagtgaattttcgTGTTTGAATATTATTCCATGCTTTACGACATCTTGTGTATGGGCACTTATACACATGGTCATCAAAATTGTTAAGATCATCTTTCTTATctgtaattaatatttaatcaattatagaaagaaaaaaatggattgCGTGACGCTGAGATTTATTGAGTATTATTGGAGTTTTTGAAGATAGACTCAAGGGGCTAACACGCTATTGTCATTACGATATagtgttaaaaaaatcaatttaaaaaaaatatcaataattttaaattgggGGATTAAAGAATATTAAAGATGCTTCCAATGAAGACTCGTGTCTGAATAGACTAAAGTGTCATTACGGAAGATCTTTGGCACCGCCCATTTCAGAAAAAGGGGCTATtttaaatagagaaaaacaaggattttttggaaaataggggggaacactccctaaaaatcacagaatcttaacgaaaataatacAATCGTATTCGGCGGATCCGAGAACCTAGTAGCAAAAATCTCatgtatttttctcaaaaatgttgaattttttgtcagaaaattaataattgGTGTGTGTTTTtggaagataaaataataatattgaagGGTGCAATCATTAGGTATTTAGCAAATTAAAGTACTAGCTTAGTCTCGCTAATAATctattagggattttttttttttttttttttttttaaagttttgttttaggtCTAGGATGGAGTTAACTCAAGACCTATTAGATGTTCTCTACtctcattggggggggggggggatggataGACATTGGCAGTATTTATATTAAAGTTATCTTATTTAGTTACAAAAATacctagatataaaaaaattaatagcactTGTATTTTGAGAGgatcgccgttaaacttctttATAACTCCaaatagttaaaaactaaaattgtttagaattttgctaaacaaggaaaaatttgcttaaaaCACATATCTGATAAATGTATGAAATAGTATGAAACAACTTGTGTGTCTGATACGGCTTGAGGCTTAAATTACTAATTAAGTATATGTAATAGAAGGATAggcttattttattgttaaagttTTGATTCATGGCATTAGTTGGGTAAGATCTAATTATGGTTGGGTGGTTAATGTGGTTTGGAGCTTTAAAAGTAGggataattattatattataagatTGTAAGACCTAGTAACtatgtttttaacttattacAGCCATTTTTTGTATGCACTTTGAGAAACAATTATAGCCTTTGCAAAACTTGCACAAATTCGAGAGGGTGTCTTATTGATGTATAATAGTTTGACTTTCGATAAATTAAGTGTTCTTTCGCATTTAAACTCATTCTAGCTTAAAACTACCCGGCTTAGTTGCAAAAGAAGAACAACCTTTGACTTATGACTTAAatcgtttttaaatttagtaggATCTTAGCCTAACTTAATTAATAAGTTGTAGGCTACTAGTCCTTTGTAGTACAAATCTATATTGTACTTATTTAAAATGAGTTAAACTTTAGGTTAAGAATTTGAAAAGTTTCACAACttgtttccttttaatttttttttttttcttaaagaatgattgaataaaaaaaataatcattttctcATTATGCAGAAATATTCTCTTATCCCAATTATCttgtcgttaaaaaaaaataagcatctTCTCATTATGCAGAAATACTCTCTTATCCCAATTATCTTGTCGGTTGAAGATGTGCCGTATAATTATGGTTTTTCGAAAAACCTTTAGATTTGATGTATTCACTACCTCAGGTAGATGTAAGTAGATTATAATTGAGGGTTTTATTACAGCACTTTGCATCTGGAATGAGACCAAGTCAAATTAAGAACAATGTTTTACTTTGTAAGTAGCAATATTTCAATAGAATGATGCgactatttttggtttttatactaaataaatatagtagtTAGCTTTAGTTAACtactaaattaaaagttaaaggtttaagtttcttttaaaaagaaagttgttttcttttatcattataTAAAAGTCTCGTTTTACCATACATTGTTCAGTTGTTTAGATGGGAAGACTATATTCTGTTATCTAAGCGAGATACATAAGTATACTTTGTGAACAAATGTTTATCAAATATAGTTATtgtgttttgatatgttttcaaagcttgtattttcaaagcttgatatttgaagtatttttcaaagttcagACTGTGTCATGAATCCATGTAGATTGCATAAGGTAAGAgattgaattttgttaaatgcCTTTGggacattttttgttaaaattacgcgaagagaaatttttttttttttttttttttaagtagtagGCTAAAGGTTAGTAGGCTAAGTGTTAAGTTTAGATTTTTCGTGTTTTATATGCTATTACacttatttataatagtttgtAAAGTTCACAGGTCCGGCGATTTTGGTAATTTCTAAGCATATTTATCTTACTATAAGTATATGAATTAAGATAATTATACGGaggttatatatatttttttgtaatgctAGTTTTGGTAAgcgtaatttattttgaagaatcaTTACCTTACCGCCATATATTTCCTGTTTCGTTCTCCTTTCTGTTCCTGAAACGTTTTTACTTCATTTGATTTTGGGTGGGATAATTATTTCTTGTTACAAAGGCGTTTCCTTTGTAACAAGAAATAATTACGCTTACCTAGTTTTGGTAGTTTAGAGATTTCTTCTATGATTGGATTTAGGCGCGTTTTAACTACCTCTTCGTTCTCTAATTTTGCATATATAATTTGCTCAAGGAAATCCCCGATgccttgaaaatcaagataaagtttttcattcgtgaaattttgtctat
This genomic stretch from Artemia franciscana unplaced genomic scaffold, ASM3288406v1 Scaffold_2307, whole genome shotgun sequence harbors:
- the LOC136042879 gene encoding uncharacterized protein LOC136042879 isoform X2, giving the protein MILTILMTMCISAHTQDVVKHGIIFKHENSLLTSNNAWKIFMKLDPKPFETLFQQVIRLEKNTFDLKESIFQFLKSDKGLQTSKNNHKEKKETSPNFPKVKIKRIVDNFDAKIAEIDKAIGFGKTIEKRKRRSINENQNSDIDKETQDTIEPIKTQLRQRKFYDGQYALLNELPTVWNFFKELWNGPKQINRAENKQMQEKINLSEIKPTKVETRDITSISPDTQQTATIETQTTSIVSDLVTRTNKIPEIIRGIENIEVGLNSTNGTSKPKYKFKCQYFCRIINVTTEATKINTTAHVPRITSYTEEGTNGLMEIPKSTSRKYETTTFWKYDTQNEETTAETDFTPTAIETEHTPITEVEETFPSSKSLLPDYSVCQPKKI
- the LOC136042879 gene encoding uncharacterized protein LOC136042879 isoform X1, translating into MNTTLHVQKIQASIANYQKDKIEAISKKISRTVSTMNYLKNEVDRVISDSSLTMVSLDIVIMSLLNLATDVSKFEFALFELTGGTLSYDLVDPSDLKNILNEIKTHLTFGLHLPVEPEVANLFLYYTKLKVHITEINEQLFAVVTIPLINQQSIYDLYKISTFPINIKETNSFMSIIPEAEYMLIDQDRRKYALANTEELKECVSFKNLVCQLTLPIYNVKIGSCMLDLFLKESQQQNIPDSCEALIGNTKRETFINLRNDLWLFTVPKKTVGTLSCYNNTEKIDPSYRTEILLQDVGTITIKQGCRLVTKETTVQTPLITTSTNVMSPKIINFQGINLSFTIPNINDEESKTSIWPKIEKIKGTMQLTKIKEALNMQIPLFTNEDQRLKYVESQYGLFSPNSWYNIIITIFMVFLISLTIRALLTINYGKILKRKRINTDAIEAQEMHQLNPTAPDDI